The Vitis vinifera cultivar Pinot Noir 40024 chromosome 1, ASM3070453v1 DNA segment CTTGTAAttaaggtatattttcaatacaaaagttatttttagatTCAAATATTCTTGTTcttatgtttaaatttttgcAATAATTAGATAGTAATTATTTCTGTTTTATGCTTAGATTccttaaacaaatttaatattttgtgtgtatgaactgttgtatgtcctgggtgtgaaatgctctgataccatttcacacccaggacatacaacagttcatgcacacaaaatattaaatttgtttaaggAATCCAAGCATGAAACATAAATAATTACTGTCTAAttctgtctaatttattgcaaaAATTTCAACATAAgaacacaaatatttgaatatgaaaataaattttgtatttaaaatataCTTTGATTACAACAGTAGAGGGATGACTACAAATGGATGAATACAAAGGACTAGATCTTTTAAATGAGATTACAAAAGCTAGAAagagaatttttagaaaacttgtTGTTCATTTTTGCGCATCTACCTTGTGATGAAGGTTGCAtttctatttataggaaaaatatCGGACTTGAATCTTGATGAAATCTACGTGCTTGAATAATTGTAGAAGACAACTGGCTTCATTTTCTCCCCCTTCGGATGAAAGCATTAAGCTTCTATTAGGTTGTTGAAGGTGAAAAAGCCATGTATCTTACACTTTTTCGTTTTGAAATCAAGGTTGTCAAATTAATAAACAACTTTTACTATTTAGATACTATTTATCACTACTCATTACCGTTTGAATATTCTATGAGAGGATGTCAAAGCAACTTCCTGACAATTAAAGACTTGTAAGGATAATGGTATGTATCAAATTAcaactttccttattctttcatatttttattttattaatttatttacatttttttatctctcttttgtctttatacttttataaaatcaaaaatttcttatttatgaaaGATCATACAATatttctaaaaactatttttcatatttaatattatttagaaatgataataaaataaaagatagatattttataaactttgtAATTGTGTGCATCAAATCaagattttttagttttttatattattatttatcttatcttattttatcGATTCCTTGAATAatgttgataaaataaaattttagttcttAATCAATTTTGCAATGTTTTGTAATTTagaccaaattttattttgtaatttatgtaaatcaaaattttaatttaaaattggtttgtagaaaattaatattaaagaaTCTTGAATTTTGTCTTGGAATTGattgtttataaaatttaaaatattgttatttaattttatcttatccATACAAATAAAATCATGGAATTTATAGACATTTTCTAGCTATTATatccataaattaataaataaattccaaagAATTTCCAAGCATTAGGTGactaatatttgttttaataaaattttaagctaGAGAAAGTCGAGTTCTATGTGAAAggagttttatttcttgttaatctttccatatatttaatgaatttgTCCTATTTTAATTATGctaatacaaacaaatattataattatcataaataattaattacaataattaaaaaataaacaacttaaaatcCGAAATtactttcagaaaaaaaaaactaaaaaacaaacaacctttccttaaaatttatatggagaaataataccaaaataattatattacatttatgaaatataatacaatattttattaggaaatatttttatatcataaaattaaaattatataatatgatttaagttttaattaaaattaaaataatatttttatatttatgaaacaaaataaaatttttcatatttatgaaagataatacaatttaaaaaaaaaaagccatttttcatatttaatattttgaccTCTATTTTatctaagtattttttatttttccttagaaTATAGTAAATACATAACTAATTTGTATATCTATGGACTTAGAAGatgtcatataatttttttttcaaattaaattaattttttgccCATTATAactgataaataaataaaaactataccTTTATATCAAATTGaataatgtattaatttttatatcaaactaTACTTTCATTTGTATTAATCtaattttgtattgaaaattaatttacatcaattaattataaaagaagaaatatatttttgtctctttttaCTAAGAAATGGTCTTCAAATTGtgattaaaacttttaaatttttaagtttttctaataaaattatttaacaattaaagcaaaataaaaatgattaaaattctaaaaaataatttaacacactcaaataaaatatgataatagatttcttgaataaaataaaatttataatgattttaagattttcatgtttttaaaccTTTTTGGAACAAGttaaatgtattattttattattttattcaaacgGCGGAGATGTGGACCCCGATGGCACAGTCTCTTCTTCTTAACTGCGTCTACGAAGGGGCGATGAGGTGCGAGATCGAGGCGCGGGAGCTCCGGCGGGGATGGTGAAGCGGTTCTTGGAAGACCGTGGGTCTTTCAGCAGCGTGGAGAGAAGGTGCCGATGCGATTCAGCATATGTACTCCCCTATCTGAGGCCTGGTTGTGTAATACTTGTGATCAGGAGGTGAAGGAAGGAGGATCGTGGGTTTGGATGCTTCCATTAACGAGCATGTTTATCCGGGAATGCagaggtaattttcttgttttttcatcGATGAGAGGCTCTGTTAGGTTGGTGGAAAAAGGCTCTATTTCTTGAGCATTTTCCCCTTGGTTTGGTTGTTGGGACTTGGAAGAGGAAAAGAATGGGAAATGCTCTAAACGTTCTGTTTCTTGGGCTCTtctcccttcatttcttttctcttaCTTTCCCCCTTCTCTCAGTAAGCATCTGGTTGTTACTCTAAATGCATCTTGGTTTCTGCTGAATCTTTCTTTGTTATATTGGATTGCAGAGATTGATTTTAATGAACCTTGCTTCAGAAATGTAAAAGTATGTTAAAGAAAATTCTGATGTATGAAAAAAAGCTTAAACTGATGATGAATTTGGCCGGTTGTTGTAACATTATGTTCTATCAATTTGTTTTCTgaggttttattattttacttttcatgATTGAAGAGAAATGGCAGCAGAGTCTATTTACAAAGAGAGATGTATTGCTGTGGACGACGGCGGGAGTTGGGCCAAATACATGTCTATCTCTGGTTCTCCTGATGATGAATATGGCATCATCTCCGAGGAGTGTTTATTGACTGTAGATGAGAATAGAGAAGGTCAGGCAGCGGCTTTTGGAGATGACATAGCCATTGGATGTCTTGCCACAGAGTTCAAGCGAGAGATATTTGTTGTAAGAAGACATCGGTCCCTTATTTCGTTCCTATTTTCCTTGTTCTTTGCATATGCCCATTTTGCTTGGAATtctgattttattttctcaaatcttTTCTTATCCAATtaagttaatgaaattaaattatgaagaagaaagagatcCATAACAAttacatcagatttttttgCATGAATGTATTCCAAATGATTGGATGTGTGTTTGAATTGGTATGTCATGCTACAACATATGCATTTATGATCATGATGTTACACTAAAATGCACTAAAAAGCTACCTTTTGATCATACACATCTCTTGTAATAGTCTCCTTTTTATGGATCATACTCATTTTGAAAGCATTCAAGCATATAATTGTTATGgatctctttcttcttcatatTTAATTCCATTAATTTAATACTATTGGACTTCATCGGATAAGAAAAGATTTGAGAATAAGATACAGGCTTTAAGGGATCAGAATTCCAAGCAAATGGGCATATTGAAAAACCAAGGAAAATAGAAACTACTTTTACATAGCCTTTGGAAACCAACTAGATCGATGAAAGGGCAAGAAAATTACGTCTTCATTCCAAGATCAACAAGCTTGCTAATGGCAGCATCCAAACAATCCGATCCTCCTTCCTCCTCAACAAGTTCACCTCCTAAATCACATGTATTCCCCAACCAAGACTTAGATCAGGCGAGTACAAATGCTTAATCGTATCATCAACACCTTCTCTCTAAGCCGCACAAAGGTCCAAGATCCTCCAAGAATTGCTTCACAATCCAGGTACTTCCACAACACGCCTTTCTGGTGGATTCTCTGTAAATGCCTTCTCTGCTGGTCCTACGGATCTCTCCAATTACCTATAAATTggtattaaaaataagatttgttgattgattttaagggaaactttttattttacttcaagGATTAGGAAAAAAATTAGGTAAAAAATGTTTATGAAAGTAATAAAAAGTAAACGATTGGCTTTAGAATTTCTAAACCTAAGAAtgatttctaaataatattaaaccTAATAATTGAAACCTATTTTAGTCATATAATatggtatgaaaaaaaaatccattaaaattTATCTAATCCCATTTAtcttatcccatatttattcaACATAGGATATGATAAGTGATAGGATAACTCATCTTATCCCATCACTaaccaaacatgagataagatataatatttgtttttttatcctatcccatGTTATATTGGACCAATCAAATATGATCTTCGGATTTTATAcaagatttataaataatattttaagtttaattaattataaataatttatatgcttatgtaatattttattttcataaaagcaAAATTTTTGGGCGTACatggtattttgattttataaattaaaaactttttaaattatttaatagaagatcataaatatgatttttactTACAATTTCTTTAAGTTAAGTAAAATGTATTTGGTCTTTTTGTATTCAAAAGGTTactcatatttttttcaaataattttattttattacattatatccaattttttctataaaaaaaaattaaattattgaggAGTTTACTTTTCCCAAactttcttatttttccaagaaaagtcttctaatattttccctttttttcatggtattaacaattcttttttaaaaatcaaacttaagaaaataatttattaaaacaaatattattcAACTAATGGTTGGATACCCATATCACTTAGGATAGTTTGGTCTCCAATCTAATTGGGCCAAATCATAAGCCCACAAAAAGtggttgtttatttatttaaattttaaatgtgtattaaatctaaatagaaataaaaatggatataaaaatttcatatagattctgaattattgaattaaaaaaaaggggtaaaattttaatttttagatttaaaataaatatttaaaattctttaataatattatatatatatatatatatatatatatatttactccTTTATCTCTCTATAAAAAAGATGAAGTTATAAGGATAAGGATACTAAAAAGATAACTAACTTCTTAtctctttattatttatcttttaaactaatcttaactaaataaaaacattaaagtaaataaacaaaacaaacttttaatactttaaaagattataggaaaatataaacaatttaaatattaaaactatatcTATACacaatataatataatactaatatatgctattgtttaatataatattcaatatttgtaaaatacttttatatcTTAACAATGACTATTATCaacaaatagataaataattattcattaaattataaattatggaataatttctaaataatattaaaccTAAGAATTGAAACCTATTTTAGTCATATAGTATGGTGTGAaactccttaaaaaaaaaaaaaaaaaatccaacatatataatataaatgtttatatgCAGACATCATATagaattcaataaatataaatgtttatatgCAAACATCACATAGATtctaaattattgaattaaaaaaaagaagtaaaatttctaattttaagagTTAAAATGAATGtctaaaattctttaaaaatatttaatcctTTATCTATCCGTGAAAGGGAGGAAGATATAAGGATAAAGATATTAAAAGGATAactaactatttttatttatttattttttaaaagtaatcttaactaaattaaaatataaaaacaaattaaattgtattttaaaagattctagaaaaatataatcaattcaaatattagaaaccaaaataatttaaaaaggtataataaaaaggaattttggataattgaaatttaaaactatatctataatactaatatatagtatttttttttaatataatatcaatatttataaaatacttttatatcCTGACTAttatcaacaaataaataaataattatttactaCAATAAAAAGGAATTTGGACCATTAAAACTATATGTATAATACAATATAGTATGATACCAACATATGgtattgtttaatataatatttaatatttgcaaaatatttttatatcttaaacAAGACTATTatcaacaaatatataaataaatatttaacaaattataaattataaaataatttctaaattaatattaaaatttaggtggtatttgtttgtttgtttgtttttttttacttaattctaaatagaaattaaaactaaataacatttaatagtgttaagtattaaattgtttatttttgtaacatttttttttctattaagcattaaaaaacaaaaaaaaaaaattataacaaattataaaaaaataaaaacaaaaataaataacccaaagtttgaaatcaaattgcttttaacaaaaagtttgctttttcttaaaaaaaaaacaaaaagcaaaaaacaaaaaaaacaacaactcTGTTTTAGTTATATAGTATGATAGGAAAATTCTTCTTCAACGATTTAAAAAAACCCATTCAATAATTATATAACAAATAATAGCaactaaatatttatatttattgaagtcatcaacaaatataatataaatgtttAGTTTAGGATCTACAAATGCTCAAGTTACTATAAatccaaaggaaaataaagttatacaagaaaatatttgagTTGTCTCCaaaattggttttaaaaacatgatttgaTGATTGATTTTAAGGGAAACTTTCTATTTTACTTCAAggattaggaaaaaaaaaaaatattatgtaaaagaTGTTTATGAAag contains these protein-coding regions:
- the LOC104880748 gene encoding uncharacterized protein LOC104880748, with the protein product MQREMAAESIYKERCIAVDDGGSWAKYMSISGSPDDEYGIISEECLLTVDENREGQAAAFGDDIAIGCLATEFKREIFVVRRHRSLISFLFSLFFAYAHFAWNSDFIFSNLFLSN